A single region of the Lotus japonicus ecotype B-129 chromosome 4, LjGifu_v1.2 genome encodes:
- the LOC130713087 gene encoding putative F-box protein At1g67623, which produces MLVEVVAIVGSHSFADLHKIKVCCKDFLDAAEDSYVWRRVSLNMFPLIQWLPNDKASWFLNRCKECENVESIYREGLRKYFISPNGKIDGLDMLKVAAQKNHKEAKYMCGMILLCSKDDELRKQGLEHMRFLRKSKCVVSCRNKVKQLLIGFIWRNNSILVRNLSPLCNFKSTCKGWKVKTSSWILVDDDDDDDDINLCEHCRWDHELEFSYKLFNGH; this is translated from the coding sequence ATGTTAGTCGAGGTGGTTGCCATTGTGGGCTCACATTCCTTCGCCGACCTTCACAAAATCAAAGTGTGTTGCAAAGATTTTCTTGATGCTGCGGAAGATAGCTATGTATGGCGAAGAGTTTCTTTGAATATGTTTCCATTAATTCAGTGGTTACCCAATGATAAAGCATCATGGTTCTTGAATCGTTGCAAAGAATGTGAAAATGTGGAGAGCATCTATAGAGAAGGgttgagaaaatattttatttctccAAATGGGAAGATTGATGGTCTTGACATGTTGAAGGTGGCTGCTCAAAAGAATCATAAGGAAGCAAAATATATGTGTGGTATGATTTTATTATGCTCTAAAGATGATGAGTTAAGAAAACAAGGACTCGAGCATATGCGTTTTCTGAGAAAGTCTAAATGTGTTGTAAGCTGTAGAAATAAAGTGAAACAATTATTGATCGGCTTTATATGGAGAAATAATTCAATATTGGTGCGCAATTTGAGCCCTCTATGCAACTTCAAGAGCACGTGTAAAGGGTGGAAAGTGAAGACAAGTAGCTGGATTTTagtagatgatgatgatgatgacgatgaTATTAATTTATGTGAACACTGTAGATGGGATCATGAGTTAGAATTTTCTTACAAGTTGTTCAATGGTCATTAG
- the LOC130714503 gene encoding protein STRICTOSIDINE SYNTHASE-LIKE 11-like: protein MLNIVTMMISVFATFIFLVCTPSAALLLNRLPLPSPLTGPEALAFDRNGSGPYVSSSDGRIFKYVGPNEGFQEYAYTSPNRNKITCDGLADFSTLQATCGRPLGLGFNHQTGELYVADAYFGLLKIGANGGPPIQLVGPAQGNSSMFADGLDIDPDTGIVYFTEASANFQIKDISTILTSGDSTGRLLKYDPSTNQTTVLLSDLAVPNGVAVSRDGSFVLVSEFMENRIQRFWLKGPRANLSDTFIRLAGKPDNIKRNSRGQFWVAVNSYLGLPRRPIRRVLPSGVRISENGLVLQVVSLAQEYGTEPASEVQEFNGTLYAGSLFVSYASIFIP from the exons ATGTTAAACATTGTGACCATGATGATTTCTGTCTTTGCAACTTTCATCTTCCTGGTTTGTACTCCATCAGCAGCTCTATTACTCAACAGGCTACCGCTACCTTCACCTCTTACAGGCCCTGAGGCACTTGCATTTGACAGGAATGGTTCAGGGCCTTATGTTAGTTCTTCTGATGGAAGAATTTTCAAATATGTTGGTCCAAATGAGGGTTTCCAGGAATATGCTTACACTTCCCCTAACAG GAACAAGATAACTTGTGATGGCCTTGCTGACTTCTCAACACTCCAAGCTACATGTGGGAGGCCTTTAGGATTGGGTTTCAATCACCAGACAGGGGAATTGTATGTAGCTGATGCCTATTTTGGGCTTCTCAAGATTGGTGCCAATGGAGGGCCTCCAATCCAGTTAGTTGGACCTGCACAAGGCAATTCTTCTATGTTTGCTGATGGTTTGGATATAGACCCTGACACAGGAATCGTTTATTTCACTGAAGCCAGTGCTAATTTCCAGATCAA AGATATCAGTACAATTCTGACCAGTGGAGATAGTACTGGAAGACTTCTCAAATATGATCCAAGCACCAACCAAACAACAGTGTTGCTGAGTGATCTTGCTGTGCCAAATGGGGTAGCAGTGAGCAGAGATGGTTCATTTGTGCTTGTTAGTGAGTTCATGGAAAACAGGATCCAGAGATTCTGGCTGAAAGGGCCAAGAGCAAATTTATCAGACACATTCATAAGACTTGCAGGAAAACCagataacatcaagaggaattcTAGAGGCCAGTTCTGGGTGGCAGTGAATAGTTATTTAGGACTGCCTCGCCGCCCGATCCGTCGAGTTTTGCCTTCAGGAGTTAGAATCAGTGAGAACGGTTTGGTTTTGCAGGTTGTATCTCTTGCTCAAGAGTATGGCACTGAACCAGCAAGTGAGGTTCAAGAGTTTAATGGGACACTCTATGCTGGGTCTCTCTTTGTTTCCTATGCTAGCATTTTCATCCCCTAG
- the LOC130714549 gene encoding protein STRICTOSIDINE SYNTHASE-LIKE 12-like, which translates to MMISVFATFIFLVCTPSAALLLNRLPLPSPLTGPEALAFDRNGSGPYVSSSDGRIFKYVGPNEGFQEYAYTSPNRNKTTCDGLADFSTLQATCGRPLGLGFNHQTGELYVADAYFGLLKIGANGGPPIQLVGPAQGNSSMFADGLDIDPDTGIVYFTEASAISRSSEDISTILTSGDSTGRLLKYDPSTNQTTVLLSDLAVPNGVAVSRDGSFVLVSEFMENRIQRFWLKGPRANLSDTFIRLAGKPDNIKRNSRGQFWVAVNSYLGPPRRPIRRVLPSGVRISENGLVLQVVSLGQEYGTEPASEVQEFNGTLYAGSLFVSYASIFIP; encoded by the exons ATGATGATTTCTGTCTTTGCAACTTTCATCTTCCTCGTTTGTACTCCATCAGCAGCTCTATTACTCAACAGGCTACCGCTACCTTCACCTCTTACAGGCCCTGAGGCACTTGCATTTGACAGGAATGGTTCAGGGCCTTATGTTAGTTCTTCTGATGGAAGAATTTTCAAATATGTTGGTCCAAATGAGGGTTTCCAGGAATATGCTTACACTTCCCCTAACAG GAACAAGACAACTTGTGATGGCCTTGCTGACTTCTCAACACTCCAAGCTACATGTGGGAGGCCTTTAGGATTGGGTTTCAATCACCAGACAGGGGAATTGTATGTAGCTGATGCCTATTTTGGGCTTCTCAAGATTGGTGCCAATGGAGGGCCTCCAATCCAGTTAGTTGGACCCGCACAAGGCAATTCTTCTATGTTTGCTGATGGTTTGGATATAGACCCTGACACAGGAATCGTTTATTTCACTGAAGCCAGTGCTATTTCCAGATCAAGTGA AGATATCAGTACAATTCTGACAAGTGGAGATAGTACTGGAAGACTTCTCAAATATGATCCAAGCACCAACCAAACAACAGTGTTGCTGAGTGATCTTGCTGTGCCAAATGGGGTAGCAGTGAGCAGAGATGGTTCATTTGTGCTTGTTAGTGAGTTCATGGAAAACAGGATCCAGAGATTCTGGCTGAAAGGGCCAAGAGCAAATTTATCAGACACATTCATAAGACTTGCAGGAAAACCagataacatcaagaggaattcTAGAGGCCAGTTCTGGGTGGCAGTGAATAGTTATTTAGGACCGCCTCGGCGCCCGATCCGTCGAGTTTTGCCTTCAGGAGTTAGAATCAGTGAGAACGGTTTGGTTTTGCAGGTTGTGTCTCTTGGTCAAGAGTATGGCACTGAACCCGCAAGTGAGGTTCAAGAGTTTAATGGGACCCTCTATGCTGGGTCTCTCTTTGTTTCCTATGCTAGCATTTTCATCCCCTAG